Proteins encoded together in one Amblyomma americanum isolate KBUSLIRL-KWMA chromosome 1, ASM5285725v1, whole genome shotgun sequence window:
- the DENR gene encoding density-regulated protein, which translates to MSEGGTEGLPTGPLPGVSYPIEVIYCGECSMPLEYCEYYPDSQKCKEWLQKNLPEEFERRMNLSDAPQTGAGGDEEKKRQKRGGKGMVKAKKRVEKDKRICLSRASRGKKKFVTVVTGLSTFDIDLKDASKFFSHKFSCGSSVTGDDEIVIQGDVKDDVFDVISEKWPEIDEDLIEDLGDQSR; encoded by the exons ATGTCTGAAGGAGGCACGGAAGGTCTGCCGACGGGACCGTTGCCTGGCGTGTCGTACCCCATCGAAGTGATATACTGCGGCGAGTGCTCGATGCCGCTTGAGTACTGCGAATACTACCCAGACTCGCAAAAGTGTAAGGAATGGCTTCAGAAGAACCTCCCCGAGGAGTTCGAGAGGCGAATGAACCTCAGTGACGCACCGCAGACTGGAGCAGGCGGCGATGAAGAAAAGAAACGTCAGAAGCGTGGCGGCAAAGGCATGGTCAAAGCCAAAAAGAGGGTGGAAAAAGACAAGCGAATTTGCCTGTCCAGAGCGTCACG AGGAAAGAAGAAGTTTGTGACGGTGGTGACCGGCTTGAGCACCTTTGACATTGACCTGAAGGATGCATCAAAATTCTTTTCTCACAAATTCTCCTGCGGTTCGTCTGTGACTGGAGATGATGAGATTGTTATCCAGGGTGATGTAAAAGATGACGTGTTTGATGTCATCAGCGAAAAGTGGCCAGAAATTGATGAAGACCTCATAGAAGATCTTGGCGATCAATCCCGCTAG